Part of the Vigna radiata var. radiata cultivar VC1973A unplaced genomic scaffold, Vradiata_ver6 scaffold_86, whole genome shotgun sequence genome is shown below.
CAACACCCAATCATGTTTAATTACGTAGATAATCAATTTGCACACTACAACATTCAAATTACACATCACATATATCTTAAAACAGAATTTAGTTCAACCAACTCATTATTCACAAATTCATCATACATACACAACAATTTCTAAGTCAAAGCaactctagcttcccttaccttagagAAAAGCTGCACAATTCTAGAAAACCCCTACTGATGCTTGCACCACaagaaaactctagaaaaacCTACAAATCACTGATTGGTGATAGGAAACCAACCTCAAGACCTAATTGAAGCTAATAGTCAAGAAAAAGAGACACAAATCTcatgcaaaaacagaaaatcTGCATAATCATAGATTGAAGGGAAAACCTAGAAAAGAGGAACGAAACTTACCGACTCAAAACAAGAAATTGATCGGTAAGAATTGTAGTCCTCGATGCCAGGATCGCCTAGACACTTCTTGATCATCGAACAAATAGTCCAAGAGTGAGAAAGAGTAgagaaaagtgaaagagaacTAAGAGAAAGAAGTTTAGAGAGATAAatagtgttttaaataatgagacgaactttataaaactctatttatattataagattattttaaaataaaatactcggtctcattgttttaatacacctatctattctaatactctattttctaggttttCACAATTAAAATGATCTTTTGTCAACATTTTATGCTTTTTTTGTTAGTAAGTTTCttgatttatataattaaaaggtTTTTATGCAATGTTAATAaacgttatttatttttaattaaaattattgttgatatagattaaaattattttgtggttacaaattattataataattttctccATATTTAGAATGTATATCTCTTTCACATTTgagaaaatttaagaaaactatagaatcttgatatatttatagatgGAATActgatttttaatgttttttttgtctcatTAAAAAGGAATTTGAAAACATATCtacaatttagaatatatatataaaataattccaattaaGCAAAACGCACAACAAAGATAGAATAAGTAGCATTAATAAGATTTTGTACaatgaaatcatattttattgaatatcaccttttaatttctttactaAAGTTTCTAatggttaatttttaaaatcaaaacactttatttaaactagtaaaataataaaaatacatatgtcattgtttattttaataataataaaagataataacttGTAATTATAAGTGAatgtacatattttatataattttatttttattttgtaagtaatatttaatattttattataaaaaattattttagttttaagaaagcaattaaattttaaaaaattgttaaaatttaaaaaagagtaacataaaaGATAAATGTAGTAAACAAGTACTTGTTAAAAgataaacttgaaaaaaaaagatgcGTATACTAACAAAATAATCCTCTTCATTTAATAGTAtagatataaacaaaaatttaaaaaatttaaattacattatcaaaataaaatatttgaaaatcatactatttaaattttaagaaaagtataaaattcTGTTTCCAACAAGCCTGTGAAAGGAAATCGGATCCAACATATCGGGTCAAACCATTTGGGTTAATTGTTGGTTttttgagcttttcttctcTGCCCTAGTGGTTTTCTCTGCAGAAATTTCTTGCTGGATAATAGCATGGCGTTGTTATTCAAGGTACTTCTTACACTGCACCCCTAAATGCGTATCTGATTCAAAAGTTcagtcttttttattttattctctaatTTTCTACTCTGGTGAGTGTTGTAGGATCCGTCGAAGCTTTCGGCGTATCGAGACCGAAGATTTCCCGGAACGCAAGAGGATTTTGAGCATGCCCTTCAGACTTCAACCACGGTTTACGTTGGGAACATGTCCTTTTACACAACGGAGGAGCAAGTTTACGAGCTCTTCTCTCGCGCTGGGGAAATCAAGAAGATCATTATGGGTTTGGACAAGAACACCAAAACACCCTGTGGCTTCTGTTTCGTTTTGTGAGTATCCATTGCACTGTTAGTTGCAGCAATTCTGTATTAGTAGATGGTTCTTTATGTGAGTGTGTTTGGATGAATGTATTATTTGACAGATATTATTCTCGTGAAGATACTGAGGATGCTTGCAAGTACATAAGTGGGACGATACTGGATGATCGTCTTATTCGTGTTGATTTTGATTGGGGGTTCCAGGATGGAAGACAATGGGGTCGTGGGAGGAGTGGTGGCCAGGTGAACGTCTAGTGTGTCTGTGGTTCTGTGGTTATACTTTATGTTACTTGGCTAATTGTAAATGCTTCTGTTCATTTGTGCAGGTCCGGGACGAGTATCGTACTGATTATGATCCTGATATCCTTTTCATTGTTTAGTATTGATTTGACTGTTATTTGGTTTCTTGTGTGatgatttgttgtttgtttgattttctGTACTATATAAATGTGGTAATTCTTGATGATCAAAATACTGTAAGAATACCAACATGGGTGTGGCAACATCGAAAATAACTTTCTTATAGCATGTGGTAAAGGGTTTGATTATTAGGTCATGTGTATAGAAGAGTAGTCCCTTAGATGAATTTGAGCATCTTGAAAAAGATTAGTCTTTGGGTTTCATCCATTATATATCCcaagttcaacaaaaagaaaaagatacaaTAATTTGCCTAGTTCATGACTAATATGTGTTAGGTGTATTTAATCTGGTTTGCCTTAGTTGTTATAAACTTCTCTAGTTTTGTATGCTTGCATAATGGAGAATGCATTAGTTCTGCTATGCTTTCAATGGATTCTACTATATATGGAGTTAGGAATACTCTCATACCTTCAGTTAATCTTGAACTGGAAATTTTACTGCAAAATTATTCCTGAAGAATGTTATATACTAGTTTGTATGTGCTGTTGGAGTTAAGTCTCCTTTTAGTTTCCTTAATTCTACATACGTAGAGGAGGTTATGGGAAGCTGGTCCAGAAAGAGTTAGAAGTACAAAGGCAGCTTGTAGATTATGGCACTGGTTCTTTGGGTTCTTTTCCACCAGTTATTCCTAGTTCCTGTAAGTGACTTCAAACTATAGTTTGCACAGGTCCTCAGCCATTAGGAGCTGAGATCATTGAaagtttaattcaaatatatatatttcatttagttTGGTTTTTGTATTGCTAAATTATGCAACCTGCtggtttttaaatatataactacAGAATGTTGCTATGCTGTCTGcttggaaaaagaaaatcattcaaaattatCTATCTTCAGCATATgataaccaaaataaaataccaTTGATTAGGAGGGTAAAAAATTTAATCAGACATGGACACATGGCTGCAGTATTGGGCATATTTTGTATGTGTATATAGGTAGTTGTCAATAGTAGCACCAAATAGCAGAACTTTGCAGAATCACGTTGCAGAGTGGCTGGAGCATGCTACAACCGTAGAATAGTGTCACACTTTGCAGTAGCTGCCATGAGGCTGCAAAAACTGACAAACTGGTGTAAAAACTATCTGAGTGGGTCACAGAAACCTATTTGAACGGTGAAACATTACTGACAACATTTCCAGCGTCTCCAAGCATTTTTTTCCCAACTGTGACAGTTGAATCCCCACTCCCCAGCCTTTGCTCTACAATGTTTCTGATCCCTTGAACCTCTGGCCATTTCCTAGCAAAATTAAGTGTTTTGTTCTGTCACCTTTATAACTAGCTTTCAAGGGTTGGTTCCTCAAGTGTTTGGGCACTTATCAATGACATAGATGAGTAGTAAGTGTTCTAACTGGaatgtgtttctttttatgGTTTAATGTTTTTACTCATCGGGCCATGCCTCTGTTTTCAATTCTAGTTGGGCCTAACATTCTAGAGATATGTTAATATTCAATATGAAGCAATTTGCAAAAATTGATACTTCAATAGCTAATATCATCCGCACTGTATTTCTCTTCTAATGATTAATGTTCAGTTCAGCCATATaaatgagaaattcaaattcactgTGGAGAACTAAGTTGGGTAGCAACATAATGGCTTGCCTGTTGAGTATAATGTGAATTAAAAGATATCAACGAATTTTTTCCCACGTTTTGGTGCTTTTTTTGTACCGGAATAtacttcttttttatcttagtGGTCCTTGGcatattttcttcatcattcATTTAGATATTTCCTTCAATTTAGATACCATATATGTACTTTAAAGCTGAAGAAAATACTCCCATTCAGGCGAGGATACCAGCTGTGTTAGTCACATTGGAACCAGCCTTCCCTTGTTCTGTTAGATGATTTCTTTGTTCATTATATAATTTCTGGTGATCATCATATGCTTTGAGTATGTATTCATGTGAATTAAACCTTCAACAATTTTACTCTTGCAGATGGTAGACACGGTGGAGGTCATGGTCATGGACACGGTCATGGTGGTTCTCATCGGCATGGTAGAGGTAGTTTCACACTTTCATCTCAAGGCcgaagatttttttttaggaGCACTTAGACATGATGCTGCCAGTTTTTACCTATTAATTTACTGctaatataaatttcttttgcCTATTCGACTTGATAGATTACTATAGAAAGAGACACCGAGATGATGATCGCCACACACACGAGTCCTCAAAAAGAACTTCAGATCACGATTCTCGGAGGAACACTGACCATGAATCTAGACCGGTATTGATTCTCTACAATCTGAATGATATTCAGACAGACCTAatcacataaattattttacaataattctTATTGCTATACTTCTATCGTGTTACATTGATGCATTAGGTTGTCGAGCATACTTAAATTTAAGGCACGATGTTTGTATTATCATATATTCTCGTAGTTTTTgtcattaaatttgtttcttatCGATAACTGGATTCGATGTGACAGGAAAAAAATCCACGGTTTCGTGAGAGTggtgattctgatgatgaggaggaagatgatAGAAAAAGACGGGCTTAACCAGAATTTCATACTTGgtcatgtttttttaaattataacctTCTACTGACATGATTATAAATATGTATGTTGTCGTATATTACTTGTTACAAATTGCAGAGGTCTTGTTAATTTAACCCTACTTCACATTCTAAGCTTGGCAATGAATGCTATTTTGTGTTTTCTATCAATTTTTGTTAAACCCTTTTCTAATCTTGTGCTATAAATATCTGACCTTGATCGTGCTTACCTGATTCTGTGATTAGGTGCTTGCATGGAAgttaaaatttagtatttagCGATTGAATGGTtgagaaaaatatcattttgataatttagttttttcaaCGTGTAATATTGCTTTCCATGAAAATTTAATACACATTTcatccttatttttttaaactaagtaatttttattcaacATAATATGTGGTCTAATTaccaacataattttaattataacatattttaaaatttattattacgCATTGTTATTAATATATCGACTAAAAGTAAATAACTAATAGTATTATGAGTGAACACGTTGACCTTTTCTGTTAGAATTTGGATTGCATATGAACAGTGGACTATAactctttaattttgaaatttcgaAGATTAAatgtttcattaaatttttatacgTATTTAAATTGTATGTTTATGGAATTATTGGGActaaaagtgaaaatatttattttttaagtaattaaatttataataaatagtatccttttaaatttacaataattagtttaaattatgatataaatttatcttaattattgaTATTCTTTTTACAAGGCCAAAATTTAATCTGTTATAAACTAATGCAGCTCATTAGCCTACTGAACTAAAGTCACTCTCAAATGGccttctaaaaataatatttggtttgcAATTTGTACGCCTCTTTAAGAGCACCAGAAGAAGCAAGAACATTTACAATGAACCACGCTCTCACTTTTTAAAATGAGAATTATTTAATACACTagtagaatttatttttcttaataaaagactttttttttttttcacgtgaAAGGAGtcttaaagaaatttgtgtCTGAGATAAATGGAAATAGTTTCATCGTAGAAGGAAATTTGTATCTGTTTGatacaaatttcaaataatGTTTAGTGACTGATAACAAGGAATGAGAGGCATAAGTTTTGTCATATAATATAAGGCATTTGCCTTGAAATTGTTACATGAAAACAGAAAGCTATATAGTTTCGAATTGGTAAAGtacttaaaaaagtaaaaccTCACACTGAACAAATGATAACACTGCATACTTTCCATCACTTTGATCTGCAAAACATGAAACTGTGCAAGATCAAGGATGAAAGGAGAAACTAAAGCATAACAATTATCTCATAAATTACAAGTATTTTCCTTTCAATATGTAAGCCCCGTACGTGTTTCTCCCACTCTCACTCTTTCACcacaaaaaattacaaaaacactCAAGGCCTGTAACCCTGTTCTTGCTGCTGCTTCTCGTACTCTTCCATGGTGTCAAACTCATTTGGATACTGACTTTTCTCATGGTAACCTTCGTTTACAGCAGAATTCCCTCTCCCCGATTCATACCCATTAAGGTTATCATTCTCATTAACACTGTTCGCATTATAAGAGTACCTACCATTCTCCAGGAACCTCGTGTCACTCATTCCTTCTCTCTTCCCCTCATACCCATTCCCGTTATAGTTGTTGTTCTGGTAATTTCCCTCGTCATTGCTGTTAGAGAACCGGTCGTTGAAGTTGCTGGCGTAGCCACCGGTGTTAGTGTTCCTGTActctttgttgttgttgtcatcGACGCTAAACTCTTCGTGGTTGTTGACATTGTTTCTGAAGTTTTCATACTTGATGTCATTGTTTCCGAACTCTTCGTTGTAGTTGACATTGTTTCTGAACTCTTCGTTGTCGTTGACATTGTTTCCGAACTCTTCGTTGTTGTTGACATTGTTTCTGAACCCTTCGTTGTAGTTGACATTGTTTTTGAACTCTTCGTTGTTGTTGACGTTGTTTCTGAACTCTTCATTGTAGTTCACATTGTGTCTGAACTCTTCTTCATTGTCGTTGTTGCTGCTGCTGTAGAAGTTGGTTTTGGGGTAGCCCTTTTTGTAGCTCTCATCATTGAAGTCTTCATTGAGAAGCTCAAAgtttgtggtggtggtggtggtaggaGTCTCCTCGGTGGGAGAGTATTGGCTATAAGAGCCCCTACCATACAGACCATAACCCTCTCCAGTTTCTGAAAATTCAGGCTCTGGTGCTGGCCCGGATGGTATTGTTGACCCAATTGCTTGTTCAACCGAAGGTGCTGGTGCTGATGCTGGTTCGAGTGCTGGTGCTGGTCCTGATACTGATTCAAATGTTACTGGTTCAAATGTTACTGGTCCTGGTGCCAAAGCTGGAGATTCAACTTTAGTTTTCTGGAGAGGGTCTTTGACATTGTAGATGGTTCTGAAATGGGAGAACAAGCTGAAAAGCTTGCCTTCTCTGGCTTGAATTTGGGGTGAGATAAGAAGCAACAAGAGCAAAAAGAAAGATAATTGGTTCCCAAATGAAGCCATGGTGTGAAATGAGAGTGAGAGATGAGTGTTTGTTGGGGTGATTTTATAGAGAGATTAAGCTGATTTTCATCAATGGCCGGGTAATTATGCGGGGATTGTGGAAGGAAGAAAAATGGTTGTGGGGTATTATGATGATGACTTCTATGCCATGCTGCATGTGCAAGGTACCATGGGAAACACAAAGATGTGTAGCACTCAGAAAATTAAGGTCCAAGTCAAAAGGTGACATCTTTTTGTTGCTGAGATGAGTCCTTTTTCCCTGTGAATTCCAAATTAGTTGGTGGTGCTAACTACCTTTTTAAGGCAATTATGATGAAAACTGAAACTTTGAAACAAGGAAGCCACATCActtcttttcctcttcaaacattcaaatgttaaaaattccttaaaaatcaagtaaaacaagtCACATTTCTTAGTAGAACCACACAACAGAGCAGAGCAGTTTAGTTGATCTTAAAAGTAAAACTTACtagtaatcaatgtttaaagtGAAGTAATTATGATGCAAAGGGagtaatgttttaatattatttgattattacatattaatttaaCCCTAGTTCAACAGCAATAAACCTTAAACTATGTCATTTTTACTTATCAATGCCGGCTGTAGTTTTAAAAACCAAGTTATTTGTTGTTGTGTGTTAATTTGGAGATGGTCCACAATTCCATGCagctgaaaaaaaaacataagaatgataatagagaaaggaaaagaaaacgtGGTAGCATTTCTGggtttgttgtttatttaaatggGGAATGTAACGTGGTAGCAAGCAATGCAGGCTCTCGATAATGAAGCACATTTAGTTACACCAACCCAGTGGACTTTTGTAATTAATCAGTGATTGAAAAAGGTATTAGAAAAAATGATGCAAGATAG
Proteins encoded:
- the LOC106754216 gene encoding GATA zinc finger domain-containing protein 14 isoform X1, producing the protein MASFGNQLSFFLLLLLLISPQIQAREGKLFSLFSHFRTIYNVKDPLQKTKVESPALAPGPVTFEPVTFESVSGPAPALEPASAPAPSVEQAIGSTIPSGPAPEPEFSETGEGYGLYGRGSYSQYSPTEETPTTTTTTNFELLNEDFNDESYKKGYPKTNFYSSSNNDNEEEFRHNVNYNEEFRNNVNNNEEFKNNVNYNEGFRNNVNNNEEFGNNVNDNEEFRNNVNYNEEFGNNDIKYENFRNNVNNHEEFSVDDNNNKEYRNTNTGGYASNFNDRFSNSNDEGNYQNNNYNGNGYEGKREGMSDTRFLENGRYSYNANSVNENDNLNGYESGRGNSAVNEGYHEKSQYPNEFDTMEEYEKQQQEQGYRP
- the LOC106754216 gene encoding myb-like protein D isoform X2, which gives rise to MASFGNQLSFFLLLLLLISPQIQAREGKLFSLFSHFRTIYNVKDPLQKTKVESPALAPGPVTFEPASAPAPSVEQAIGSTIPSGPAPEPEFSETGEGYGLYGRGSYSQYSPTEETPTTTTTTNFELLNEDFNDESYKKGYPKTNFYSSSNNDNEEEFRHNVNYNEEFRNNVNNNEEFKNNVNYNEGFRNNVNNNEEFGNNVNDNEEFRNNVNYNEEFGNNDIKYENFRNNVNNHEEFSVDDNNNKEYRNTNTGGYASNFNDRFSNSNDEGNYQNNNYNGNGYEGKREGMSDTRFLENGRYSYNANSVNENDNLNGYESGRGNSAVNEGYHEKSQYPNEFDTMEEYEKQQQEQGYRP
- the LOC106754215 gene encoding nuclear cap-binding protein subunit 2 gives rise to the protein MALLFKDPSKLSAYRDRRFPGTQEDFEHALQTSTTVYVGNMSFYTTEEQVYELFSRAGEIKKIIMGLDKNTKTPCGFCFVLYYSREDTEDACKYISGTILDDRLIRVDFDWGFQDGRQWGRGRSGGQVRDEYRTDYDPGRGGYGKLVQKELEVQRQLVDYGTGSLGSFPPVIPSSYGRHGGGHGHGHGHGGSHRHGRDYYRKRHRDDDRHTHESSKRTSDHDSRRNTDHESRPEKNPRFRESGDSDDEEEDDRKRRA